Proteins encoded within one genomic window of Columba livia isolate bColLiv1 breed racing homer chromosome 1, bColLiv1.pat.W.v2, whole genome shotgun sequence:
- the METTL21C gene encoding protein-lysine methyltransferase METTL21C isoform X3, giving the protein MISAQQPPFPNNIQRVMDCPAEEEEETCEEQFESENCTCSSTCASSTAEPNSDLPVTLKILQNWVPRVSHYFDKEHYTYVGHQIVIQESIEHFGAVVWPGALALSQYLETNQEQFNLKDKKVLEIGAGTGLLSIVACLLGAYVTATDLPEVLENLSYNISRNTQNMNMHKPEVRKLVWGEGLNEDFPVSTHHYDFILASDVVYHHTALDSLLATMVYFCKPGTVLLWANKFRFSTDYEFLEKLCNIFNTTILAEFPESNVKLLKATVREN; this is encoded by the exons ATGATCTCTGCACAGCAGCCGCCGTTCCCCAACAATATTCAGAGAGTCATGGACTGCCCagctgaggaagaagaagaaacctGTGAAGAGCAGTTTGAGTCTGAAAACTGCACCTGCAGCTCCACGTGTGCATCCTCAACAGCAGAACCCAACTCAG ATTTACCAGTAACCCTTAAAATACTACAGAACTGGGTTCCTAGAGTTTCCCACTACTTTGACAAAGAGCACTACACGTACGTGGGCCACCAGATCGTCATTCAGGAGTCCATAGAACACTTTGGAGCCGTGGTGTGGCCAGGG GCACTGGCTTTATCTCAATATCTGGAAACAAATCAAGAACAATTCAACCTCAAAGACAAAAAAGTTTTGGAAATTGGTGCTGGAACAGGCTTGCTTTCCATTGTGGCCTGTCTCTTAG GAGCTTATGTCACAGCTACTGATTTGCCTGAAGTTCTTGAAAATCTCTCATATAATATTTcaagaaatacacaaaacatGAATATGCACAAACCTGAAGTGAGAAAACTGGTATGGGGAGAAGGCCTCAACGAAGACTTTCCTGTATCAACTCACCATTATGATTTCATCCTGGCAAGTGATGTTGTGTACCACCATACAGCTCTGGACTCCCTGCTAGCAACTATGGTGTATTTTTGTAAGCCAGGAACAGTATTACTATGGGCAAATAAATTCAGATTCAGTACAGACTATGAATTTTTGGAAAAACTTTGCAATATATTTAACACAACCATTTTAGCAGAATTTCCAGAATCAAATGTCAAGCTGCTTAAAGCCacagtaagagagaattaa
- the METTL21C gene encoding protein-lysine methyltransferase METTL21C isoform X1 — translation MLLEIACNATGWSRELLLPGACLYKNLWSVHPPRGNLQRPPSQQVLKKPNVIFSFAMISAQQPPFPNNIQRVMDCPAEEEEETCEEQFESENCTCSSTCASSTAEPNSDLPVTLKILQNWVPRVSHYFDKEHYTYVGHQIVIQESIEHFGAVVWPGALALSQYLETNQEQFNLKDKKVLEIGAGTGLLSIVACLLGAYVTATDLPEVLENLSYNISRNTQNMNMHKPEVRKLVWGEGLNEDFPVSTHHYDFILASDVVYHHTALDSLLATMVYFCKPGTVLLWANKFRFSTDYEFLEKLCNIFNTTILAEFPESNVKLLKATVREN, via the exons ATGTTACTCGAAATAGCCTGCAATGCGACTGGTTGGAGCAGAGAGTTACTCCTTCCAGGTGCGTGCCTGTATAAAAACCTCTGGAGCGTGCATCCCCCCCGCGGGAACCTCCAGCGCCCTCCATCACAGCAG GTTCTGAAGAAACCAAATGTGATTTT CTCGTTTGCCATGATCTCTGCACAGCAGCCGCCGTTCCCCAACAATATTCAGAGAGTCATGGACTGCCCagctgaggaagaagaagaaacctGTGAAGAGCAGTTTGAGTCTGAAAACTGCACCTGCAGCTCCACGTGTGCATCCTCAACAGCAGAACCCAACTCAG ATTTACCAGTAACCCTTAAAATACTACAGAACTGGGTTCCTAGAGTTTCCCACTACTTTGACAAAGAGCACTACACGTACGTGGGCCACCAGATCGTCATTCAGGAGTCCATAGAACACTTTGGAGCCGTGGTGTGGCCAGGG GCACTGGCTTTATCTCAATATCTGGAAACAAATCAAGAACAATTCAACCTCAAAGACAAAAAAGTTTTGGAAATTGGTGCTGGAACAGGCTTGCTTTCCATTGTGGCCTGTCTCTTAG GAGCTTATGTCACAGCTACTGATTTGCCTGAAGTTCTTGAAAATCTCTCATATAATATTTcaagaaatacacaaaacatGAATATGCACAAACCTGAAGTGAGAAAACTGGTATGGGGAGAAGGCCTCAACGAAGACTTTCCTGTATCAACTCACCATTATGATTTCATCCTGGCAAGTGATGTTGTGTACCACCATACAGCTCTGGACTCCCTGCTAGCAACTATGGTGTATTTTTGTAAGCCAGGAACAGTATTACTATGGGCAAATAAATTCAGATTCAGTACAGACTATGAATTTTTGGAAAAACTTTGCAATATATTTAACACAACCATTTTAGCAGAATTTCCAGAATCAAATGTCAAGCTGCTTAAAGCCacagtaagagagaattaa
- the METTL21C gene encoding protein-lysine methyltransferase METTL21C isoform X2, giving the protein MRLVGAESYSFQVRACIKTSGACIPPAGTSSALHHSSSFAMISAQQPPFPNNIQRVMDCPAEEEEETCEEQFESENCTCSSTCASSTAEPNSDLPVTLKILQNWVPRVSHYFDKEHYTYVGHQIVIQESIEHFGAVVWPGALALSQYLETNQEQFNLKDKKVLEIGAGTGLLSIVACLLGAYVTATDLPEVLENLSYNISRNTQNMNMHKPEVRKLVWGEGLNEDFPVSTHHYDFILASDVVYHHTALDSLLATMVYFCKPGTVLLWANKFRFSTDYEFLEKLCNIFNTTILAEFPESNVKLLKATVREN; this is encoded by the exons ATGCGACTGGTTGGAGCAGAGAGTTACTCCTTCCAGGTGCGTGCCTGTATAAAAACCTCTGGAGCGTGCATCCCCCCCGCGGGAACCTCCAGCGCCCTCCATCACAGCAG CTCGTTTGCCATGATCTCTGCACAGCAGCCGCCGTTCCCCAACAATATTCAGAGAGTCATGGACTGCCCagctgaggaagaagaagaaacctGTGAAGAGCAGTTTGAGTCTGAAAACTGCACCTGCAGCTCCACGTGTGCATCCTCAACAGCAGAACCCAACTCAG ATTTACCAGTAACCCTTAAAATACTACAGAACTGGGTTCCTAGAGTTTCCCACTACTTTGACAAAGAGCACTACACGTACGTGGGCCACCAGATCGTCATTCAGGAGTCCATAGAACACTTTGGAGCCGTGGTGTGGCCAGGG GCACTGGCTTTATCTCAATATCTGGAAACAAATCAAGAACAATTCAACCTCAAAGACAAAAAAGTTTTGGAAATTGGTGCTGGAACAGGCTTGCTTTCCATTGTGGCCTGTCTCTTAG GAGCTTATGTCACAGCTACTGATTTGCCTGAAGTTCTTGAAAATCTCTCATATAATATTTcaagaaatacacaaaacatGAATATGCACAAACCTGAAGTGAGAAAACTGGTATGGGGAGAAGGCCTCAACGAAGACTTTCCTGTATCAACTCACCATTATGATTTCATCCTGGCAAGTGATGTTGTGTACCACCATACAGCTCTGGACTCCCTGCTAGCAACTATGGTGTATTTTTGTAAGCCAGGAACAGTATTACTATGGGCAAATAAATTCAGATTCAGTACAGACTATGAATTTTTGGAAAAACTTTGCAATATATTTAACACAACCATTTTAGCAGAATTTCCAGAATCAAATGTCAAGCTGCTTAAAGCCacagtaagagagaattaa